CGCTCCAGCAGGTTCAAGATCGTCTTCACGTAGATCTTGGTCGGGGTGAGCAGCACTTCGCCGAGCGGCTGCCCGATCTCCGGGAACACATGGTCGAGCGAGTATTCGTTGTCGCCGAAAAACAGCTTGCGCACCAGCGAGTAGCCGTTGGAGTGAATCCCGCTCGAGGACAGGCCGACGATCAGGTCGCCCGCCTGGACGTTCCTGATGTCGATCAGCTTCTCCTTGTCGACCACGCCGACGGTGAAGCCGGCGATGTCATATTCGCCGTCCTGGTACATGCCCGGCATCTCCGCCGTCTCGCCGCCGATCAGCGCGCAGCCGGACTGTTCGCAGCCGTCGGCGATGCCTTTGACGATGCTTTCGATCGTCTCCGGCACCACTTTGCCTGTCGCGAGGTAGTCGAGGAAAAAGAGCGGTTCCGCGCCCATCACCACGATGTCGTTGACGCACATCGCCACCGCATCGATGCCGATCGTGTCGTGTTTGTCCATCGCAAACGCCAGCTTCAGCTTGGTGCCGACGCCGTCCGTGCCGGAGACCAGCATCGGGTTCTTGTATTTGGATACGTCGAGCTGGAACCCGCCGCCAAATCCGCCGAGCATCGTCGCCACTTCCGGGCGCATCGTGCGCGCCACGTGGGATTTCATGCGGTTGACCGCTTCGTTGCCCGCGTCGATGTCGACGCCCGCCGCTTTGTACAGTTCGCTCATTTTGTATCCTCCTAGCGATCCATGATCGATTTGCTCAGGTCTTCGTACACTTCGGTCGGGTATTTCCCGTTGAAGCATGCGTTGCAGTGTCCGTGGTCTTTGCCGTCCATGATGCCAAACGCCTGCATCATCGTCCCTTCCGTCAGGTAGGAAAGCGAATCGGCGCCGATGTATTCGCGAATCTCTTCGACCGTCTTGTTCGACGCGATCAGCTCATGGCGGGCCGAGGTGTCGATGCCGTAGAAGCAGGAATGCGTGACCGGCGGCGAGGCGATGCGCACGTGCACTTCCACCGCGCCCGCTTCGCGCAGCATGTCGACGATGCGGCCCGAGGTGGTGCCGCGGACGATCGAGTCGTCGATCATCACGACGCGCTTGCCTTCGACGATCTTGCGCACCGCGTTCAGCTTGAGCTTGACGCCGCGCGCGCGCAGCTCCTGGCTCGGCTGGATGAAGGTGCGGCCGATGTAGCGGTTCTTGATCAGGCCGATCTCGTACGGGATGCCCGACTCTTCCGCATAGCCGATCGCCGAGGAGATCGAGGAGTCCGGCACGCCGATGACGACGTCCGCTTCCACCGGATGCTCGCGGTACAGCAGCTTGCCGAAATCTTTGCGCACCGCATGGACGTTAAAACCGTCGATGTCCGAGTCCGGACGCGCAAAGTAGATGTATTCGAACGTGCACAGCGCGCGCTTCGCCGCGCTGGCAAAGCGGGTCGATTCGATGCCGTCTTTGGAGATGATCAGCATCTCGCCAGGCTCGATGTCGCGGACGATCTCCGCGCCGATCGTGTCGAAGGCGCAGGATTCGGAGGAGACGCAGTACGCGTCGCCGATCTTGCCGAGCACCATCGGGCGCAGGCCGTTCGCATCGCGCATCGCGTACAGCTTGTCGTCTGTCAAAATGCAGAACGCATACGCGCCTTTGACGATCGACAGAGCTTCGCGGATGTTGTCCGCCATGTCCGGATTGCCGGCGCGGGCGATCAGGTGGGCGACCACTTCCGTGTCGGAGGTCGATTGGAAAATGGCGCCGCGGCGCTCGAGGAAGCTGTGCAGCTGGTGCGCGTTGACGAGGTTGCCGTTGTGCGCCAGCGCCATGTTGCCGCGCTGGAAGTTGAACACCAGCGGCTGCGCGTTCAACAGCTGCGAAACGCCCGTCGTGGAGTAGCGCACATGGCCGACGGCCGACTGACCTTTGGACAGACGAGGCATGGCCTCGTTCGGAATTGCTTCCGCAACGAGACCCATGCCTTTCTGATGATACAGTTTCATGCCGTCAACCGTGGCGATCCCGGCCGACTCCTGGCCGCGGTGCTGCAGCGCGACCAAGGCGTAATAGGTCAGTTGTGCCGCATTCGGATGTCCGAAGATCCCAAACACGCCGCACTCTTCATGCCATTTGTCAAAGATCTCGTCGTCGGTCATGTCCCTGTTCAGTTCATCAGACATGGGATGGCTCCTCTCCAAGTGGCTTCCAAATGCTCGACCTTGTCTTCCACCACGGTGCTGCCGTTGACGCGGATCGTCAGCGCCTCGCCGCCGAGGATGCCCAGTGCGGTGAAGGTAACGCTCTGATCCGCCATCAAGGCTTCAAAAGCCGCTTCGTTCTCCTGCTTCACTTCGACGATGATGCGGGACGCCGCTTCGCCAAACAGAATCTCATCGAGGCGCTGTTCGGACGCGATCTCGATCGTCGCGCCGATCTGGCCGCCGATTGCCGACTCGGCCAGCGCCACGGCGAGGCCGCCCTCGGCGAGGTCGTGTGCCGCTGCGATCAGGCCGGATTGGATCGCGACAAGCGTCGCGTGCTGCACCGCTTTTTCCACGTTCAGGTCGAGCGGCGGCGCATCGCCGGCGATCGTGTCGTGCACGACACGCAGGTACTCGGAGCCGCCGATCTGGCCGGTCGCTGCCGGGCCGATCAGGTAGACTTTGCTGCCTTCCGCTTTGAACGCTTGCGTGGTGATATGGCCGGTGTCTTCGATCAGGCCGACCATCCCGATGATCGGGGTCGGGTAGATGTCGACGTCGTTGGTCTGGTTGTACAAGGAGACGTTGCCGGAGATGACCGGCGTCTCCAGCACGCGGCACGCTTCGGAGATGCCGGCGCAGCTCTCTTCGAACTGGTAGAAGATCTCCGGCTTCTCCGGCGAGGAGTAGTTGAGGCAGTCGGTGACAGCCAGCGGTTTCGCGCCGGAGCAGACCAGGTTGCGCGCCGATTCGGCGATCGTGTGCGCGCCGCCCGTATACGGGTTGAGGTACACATAGCGTCCGTTGCCGTCGGTGCTCATCGCCAGCGCCTTTTGGGTGCCGCGGATGGAGACGACAGCCGCATCGGAGCCCGGGCGCACGACGGTGTTGGTGCGCACCATGTAGTCGTATTGCTGATAAACGTACTCTTTGGACGCGATGGTCGGCGTGCGGAGCAGTTCATGCAAGGTGTCGGTCAGGTTGTCCGGCACGGTCACGCCCGCTGCGTCAAACGCCAGCGTCGCATCGAGGTAGGCAGGACGCTGGGACGGACGGTGGTAGACCGGCGCGTCGTCGACCAGCGTGGTGACGACGATCTCAGCGACCGTCTCGTCTTCCCACTTCAGACGGAGCATGCCATCGTCTGTGACGCGGCCGATGACGGCAGCTTCCAGACCCCATTTTTCAAAAATCTCGGTCGCGATGTGCTCTTTGCCTTTTTCCATGACCACGAGCATGCGCTCTTGCGATTCGGACAGCATCATCTCGTACGGGGTCATGCCTTCTTCGCGGCACGGCACTTTCGTCATGTCCAGCTCAATGCCGGAACCGGCGCGGGCTGCCATCTCCGAGGAGGAGGAAGTCAGGCCTGCTGCGCCCATGTCCTGAATGCCGATCACGTCGCCGGTGGCGATCAGTTCGAGGCAGGCTTCGAGCAGCAGCTTTTCCATGAACGGGTCGCCGACTTGCACGGCGGAGCGCTCTTTGCTGTGCGGGTCTTCGGTGGATGCGAAGGTCGCGCCGTGGATGCCGTCGCGGCCGGTGCGGGCGCCGACGGCGAGCACCGGGTTGCCGACGCCGCTTGCGAAGCCCTTCGCGATCTCATCGTGCGTCATGATGCCGACGCACATCGCGTTGACCAGCGGGTTGTGACGGTAGCGGTCGTCGAACACCACTTCGCCGCCGACGGTCGGGATGCCGATGCAGTTGCCGTAGCCGGCGATGCCGGAGACGACGTTCGAGAAGAGGTAGCGGTTGTGCACGTTGTCATCGCCTTCGATCTCACCGAAGCGCAGCGAGTTGAGCAGCGCGATCGGGCGCGCGCCCATCGTGAAGACGTCGCGGATGATACCGCCGACGCCGGTCGCCGCGCCTTGGTACGGCTCGATCGCAGACGGGTGGTTGTGCGATTCGATCTTAAAGGACACGGCGAGGTTGTCGCCGATGTCGATGATGCCGGCGTTTTCGCCCGGGCCTTGCAGGACGTGCGGACCCGAGGTCGGGAACTTTTTCAAAACCGGGCGGGACGATTTATAGGAGCAGTGTTCAGACCACATGACCGAGTAGATGCCCGTCTCGGTGTAGTTCGGCTGACGGCCCATCAAGGAGACGATGCGCTCATACTCTTCGTCATTCAGCCCGAACGTGCGATAGATTTTGTCGTCAGCAATTTGCTTGGGAGTCGGTTCGTTACGCACCTTGTTTGTCCCTCCATGCTTTCAGAATCGACGTGAACAGCGCTTTGCCGTCGGCCGAGCCCAGCAGTTCGTGCACAGCACGCTCCGGGTGCGGCATCATGCCCAGCACGTTGCCCGCTTCGTTGCAGATCCCGGCGATGCGCTCCAGCGAACCGTTCGGGTTGTGCTCGTGATAGCGGAAGACGATCTGGTTGTTCGCTTTCATCTTCGCCAGGGTCTCTTCATCCACATGGTAGTTGCCTTCGCCGTGGGCGATCGGGATGTTGATCACTTGGCCTTGCTCGTAGTCGGACGTGAACGGCGTGCTGTTGTTCTCGACGACGAGCGGCGAGATCGCGCAGCGGAACTGCAGGTGGTCGTTGTGGCGCAGTGCGCCCGGCAGCAGGCCGGACTCGGTGAGGATCTGGAAGCCGTTGCAGATGCCGATGACAAATTTGCCGTTGGCAGCTTCACGCTTTACCGCTTCCATCACCGGGGAAAAACGGGCGATTGCGCCGCAGCGCAGGTAGTCGCCATAGGAGAAGCCACCCGGTACGATGATGGCGTCATAATCGGACAAGTCGGTGGTCGTGTGCCAGACCGGCTCGACGCTTTCGCCGAGCACGTCTTCCACCGCTTTCACTGCGTCGATGTCACAGTTGGAACCCGGAAAAACCAGGACGGCGAACTTCATCGTTTAGGCCTCCACAAGTTCGAATTCGTATTTTTCGATCACGGTGTTGGCGAGCAGTTTTTCGCACATTTCGGTCACGCGCGCTTCCGCTGTTGCCTTGTCGGTCGTGTTGATTTTCAGTTCGAGGAATTTGCCGATGCGCACATCGTTCACTTCGCTGTAGCCCAGCGCGTGCAGCGACTTGGTGACGGCGGTGCCTTGCGGATCGAGTACAGATTGCTTCAAGGTGACGTGAATGCGAGCGATGATCATACTTCGACTCCTCCCAGACGGCGCAGCATCTCTTGATACGCTTCTTCTACATTGCCCATGTCGCGGCGGAAACGGTCTTTGTCGAGCTTCTCGTTGGTGTCCGCATCCCAGAAGCGGCAGGTGTCCGGGGAGATCTCATCGGCGAGGATCAGTTCGCCTTGCGGAGTGATGCCGAATTCGAGTTTGAAGTCGACGAGTTTGACTTTGCGGTCCTTGAGGTAGCCGATCAGGATGTCGTTGATCTTGCGGCCGTACTCGGCCATCTTCGCCACCGTCTCCGGGGTAGCCAGTTCCAGCACGTCGATATGCGAATCGTTGATCAGCGGGTCGCCGAGGTCGTCGTTTTTGTAGTAGAACTCGACGACCGCTCTCGGCAGCACGGTTCCTTCCGGCAGGCCGAGGCGCTTCGCCAGGGAGCCGGCAGCGATGTTGCGGACCACCACTTCAAGCAGGACAATTTCGACTTTTCGAACCAGTTGCTCGTTGTCGTTCAGCTTGGAGATGAAGTGGGTCGGGATGTTTTGCTCGTTGAGCATCTCCATGAAGATGGTGGAGATGGCGTTGTTGAGCTGGCCTTTGCCGGTGATGGTGCCTTTCTTCTCACCGTTGAATGCGGTGGCGTCGTCTTTGTATTCCACGATATATTGATCCGAGTGGTCGGTATGATAAACGCGTTTTGCTTTGCCTTCGTAGAGCATTTCGCCTTTGGTGGTCATGTTAGAAATCCTCCTTTTAATAAAAACACCGGGACTCACTCCCCGCCTCCTCTCGGTCAAGGGATGAAGGCGGTCCGGCAGTCAAGCCCCGGATGTGGATGTATTTACAGCTTACAGGCCGAGACGGTCGAAGATCGTATCGACGTGCTTGAGGTGCCAGTTGTAGTCGAAGCAGTCGTCGAGCTCCGCTTGCGACAGGTGCGCGGTGATCAGCTCGTCGCTCTCCACGATGTCGCGGAAGGAGCGCTGCTCTTCCCAGGATTGCATCGCGCGGGCTTGGACGGTGTCGTACGCTTTTTCGCGGGTCAGGCCTTTGTCGATCAGAGCGAGCAGGACGCGCTGGGAGTAGATCAAGCCGAATGTGCGGTCCATGTTGCGCTTCATGTTTTCCGGGAACACGGTCAGGTCTTTGATGATGCGAATCATCTTGCGCAGCATGTAGTTGACGAGAATCGTGCTGTCCGGGATGATCACGCGCTCAACCGACGAGTGCGAGATGTCGCGCTCATGCCAGAGCGGCACGTTTTCGTACGCCGCCAGCGAGTTGCCGCGCAGGATGCGCGCGAGGCCGGAGACTTGCTCACAGGAGACCGGGTTGCGCTTGTGCGGCATCGCCGAGGAGCCTTTTTGGCCTTTGTAGAACGGCTCTTCCGCTTCGCGGAACTCGGTTTTCTGCAGGGCGCGGATCTCGGACGCGATCTTGTCCAAGGTGCAGCCGATGATCGCCAGCGTGCTCATGTAGTGCGCGTGGCGGTCGCGCTGCAAGGTCTGCGTGGAGATCGGCGATGCCTTCAGGCCGAGCTTCTCGCAGACGAACTTTTCCACAAACGGGTCGATGTTCGCGTAGGTGCCGACGGCGCCCGACATCTTGCCGTACTCGATGGTGTCGCACGCTTGGCTGAAGCGCTCCAGGTTGCGCTTCATCTCTTCGTACCACAGGCCGACTTTCAGGCCGAACGTGGTCGGTTCGGCGTGCACGCCGTGCGTGCGGCCCATCATGACGGTGTATTTGTGCTCTGTTGCTTTCGCGCCGAGCACTTCGATGAAATCTTCGATGTCTTGACGGATGATCTGGTTGGCTTGGCGGATCTGGCTGGACAGCGCGGTGTCGACGACGTCGGTAGAAGTCAGGCCGTAGTGCACCCATTTCGACTCTTCGCCGAGCGATTCGGACACGGCGCGGGTGAAGGCGACCACGTCGTGGCGGGTCGATTCTTCGATCTCCAGGATGCGCTCGACGGTGAACGTTGCTTTTTCACGGATCAGCTTCACGTCTTCTGTCGGGATCACGCCGAGTTCTGCCCAAGCTTCGCATGCGAGAATTTCAACTTCGAGCCAGTTGGCGAAGCGGTTGTGCAGTTCCCAGATCTTGCCCATTTCCGGTAAGGTGTAACGATCGATCACAGTTGGTTCCTCCCAAAGT
The window above is part of the Tumebacillus sp. BK434 genome. Proteins encoded here:
- the purM gene encoding phosphoribosylformylglycinamidine cyclo-ligase produces the protein MSELYKAAGVDIDAGNEAVNRMKSHVARTMRPEVATMLGGFGGGFQLDVSKYKNPMLVSGTDGVGTKLKLAFAMDKHDTIGIDAVAMCVNDIVVMGAEPLFFLDYLATGKVVPETIESIVKGIADGCEQSGCALIGGETAEMPGMYQDGEYDIAGFTVGVVDKEKLIDIRNVQAGDLIVGLSSSGIHSNGYSLVRKLFFGDNEYSLDHVFPEIGQPLGEVLLTPTKIYVKTILNLLERFDIHAMAHITGGGFLENIPRALPEGLSAEIQVGSWPIHQVFNTMRRLGNIESFDLFRTFNMGIGMILIVPAEQAKDIVAAATELGEEANIIGAIIEGPHDVQLKGI
- the purF gene encoding amidophosphoribosyltransferase yields the protein MTDDEIFDKWHEECGVFGIFGHPNAAQLTYYALVALQHRGQESAGIATVDGMKLYHQKGMGLVAEAIPNEAMPRLSKGQSAVGHVRYSTTGVSQLLNAQPLVFNFQRGNMALAHNGNLVNAHQLHSFLERRGAIFQSTSDTEVVAHLIARAGNPDMADNIREALSIVKGAYAFCILTDDKLYAMRDANGLRPMVLGKIGDAYCVSSESCAFDTIGAEIVRDIEPGEMLIISKDGIESTRFASAAKRALCTFEYIYFARPDSDIDGFNVHAVRKDFGKLLYREHPVEADVVIGVPDSSISSAIGYAEESGIPYEIGLIKNRYIGRTFIQPSQELRARGVKLKLNAVRKIVEGKRVVMIDDSIVRGTTSGRIVDMLREAGAVEVHVRIASPPVTHSCFYGIDTSARHELIASNKTVEEIREYIGADSLSYLTEGTMMQAFGIMDGKDHGHCNACFNGKYPTEVYEDLSKSIMDR
- the purL gene encoding phosphoribosylformylglycinamidine synthase subunit PurL, producing the protein MRNEPTPKQIADDKIYRTFGLNDEEYERIVSLMGRQPNYTETGIYSVMWSEHCSYKSSRPVLKKFPTSGPHVLQGPGENAGIIDIGDNLAVSFKIESHNHPSAIEPYQGAATGVGGIIRDVFTMGARPIALLNSLRFGEIEGDDNVHNRYLFSNVVSGIAGYGNCIGIPTVGGEVVFDDRYRHNPLVNAMCVGIMTHDEIAKGFASGVGNPVLAVGARTGRDGIHGATFASTEDPHSKERSAVQVGDPFMEKLLLEACLELIATGDVIGIQDMGAAGLTSSSSEMAARAGSGIELDMTKVPCREEGMTPYEMMLSESQERMLVVMEKGKEHIATEIFEKWGLEAAVIGRVTDDGMLRLKWEDETVAEIVVTTLVDDAPVYHRPSQRPAYLDATLAFDAAGVTVPDNLTDTLHELLRTPTIASKEYVYQQYDYMVRTNTVVRPGSDAAVVSIRGTQKALAMSTDGNGRYVYLNPYTGGAHTIAESARNLVCSGAKPLAVTDCLNYSSPEKPEIFYQFEESCAGISEACRVLETPVISGNVSLYNQTNDVDIYPTPIIGMVGLIEDTGHITTQAFKAEGSKVYLIGPAATGQIGGSEYLRVVHDTIAGDAPPLDLNVEKAVQHATLVAIQSGLIAAAHDLAEGGLAVALAESAIGGQIGATIEIASEQRLDEILFGEAASRIIVEVKQENEAAFEALMADQSVTFTALGILGGEALTIRVNGSTVVEDKVEHLEATWRGAIPCLMN
- the purQ gene encoding phosphoribosylformylglycinamidine synthase subunit PurQ, with protein sequence MKFAVLVFPGSNCDIDAVKAVEDVLGESVEPVWHTTTDLSDYDAIIVPGGFSYGDYLRCGAIARFSPVMEAVKREAANGKFVIGICNGFQILTESGLLPGALRHNDHLQFRCAISPLVVENNSTPFTSDYEQGQVINIPIAHGEGNYHVDEETLAKMKANNQIVFRYHEHNPNGSLERIAGICNEAGNVLGMMPHPERAVHELLGSADGKALFTSILKAWRDKQGA
- the purS gene encoding phosphoribosylformylglycinamidine synthase subunit PurS is translated as MIIARIHVTLKQSVLDPQGTAVTKSLHALGYSEVNDVRIGKFLELKINTTDKATAEARVTEMCEKLLANTVIEKYEFELVEA
- the purC gene encoding phosphoribosylaminoimidazolesuccinocarboxamide synthase, translating into MTTKGEMLYEGKAKRVYHTDHSDQYIVEYKDDATAFNGEKKGTITGKGQLNNAISTIFMEMLNEQNIPTHFISKLNDNEQLVRKVEIVLLEVVVRNIAAGSLAKRLGLPEGTVLPRAVVEFYYKNDDLGDPLINDSHIDVLELATPETVAKMAEYGRKINDILIGYLKDRKVKLVDFKLEFGITPQGELILADEISPDTCRFWDADTNEKLDKDRFRRDMGNVEEAYQEMLRRLGGVEV
- the purB gene encoding adenylosuccinate lyase; amino-acid sequence: MIDRYTLPEMGKIWELHNRFANWLEVEILACEAWAELGVIPTEDVKLIREKATFTVERILEIEESTRHDVVAFTRAVSESLGEESKWVHYGLTSTDVVDTALSSQIRQANQIIRQDIEDFIEVLGAKATEHKYTVMMGRTHGVHAEPTTFGLKVGLWYEEMKRNLERFSQACDTIEYGKMSGAVGTYANIDPFVEKFVCEKLGLKASPISTQTLQRDRHAHYMSTLAIIGCTLDKIASEIRALQKTEFREAEEPFYKGQKGSSAMPHKRNPVSCEQVSGLARILRGNSLAAYENVPLWHERDISHSSVERVIIPDSTILVNYMLRKMIRIIKDLTVFPENMKRNMDRTFGLIYSQRVLLALIDKGLTREKAYDTVQARAMQSWEEQRSFRDIVESDELITAHLSQAELDDCFDYNWHLKHVDTIFDRLGL